The Triticum dicoccoides isolate Atlit2015 ecotype Zavitan chromosome 6A, WEW_v2.0, whole genome shotgun sequence genome has a window encoding:
- the LOC119319343 gene encoding B-box zinc finger protein 20-like, whose product MLSAPDRLPAVVYKRAAPHVYLPRIDPSSILAKPPCTVATRTAGDPSPAQTIDPHLGRRARAREGEIDRSRVPTSTMKVQCDVCAADAASVFCCADEAALCDACDRRVHRANKLAGKHRRFSLLNPSPSSASPSQMPPPLCDICQEKRGFLFCKEDRAILCRECDVSVHTASELSMRHARFLLTGVRVSSEPAASPAPPPSEEENTSSHCCSGDDDAHGASSGSSISEYLTKTLPGWHVEDFLVDDATAAAAAAASAGFSSGGSYQGVAPNFAVHDAGYPAGWMRQEHWVPQMYTELAGGKRSRTSAASPHW is encoded by the exons ATGCTTAGCGCCCCGGATCGCCTCCCGGCGGTGGTATATAAACGCGCGGCCCCTCACGTTTATCTTCCACGCATCGATCCATCTAGCATTCTAGCTAAGCCGCCGTGTACAGTTGCAACACGCACTGCGGGCGATCCATCGCCAGCCCAGACCATTGACCCGCATCTCGGGCGACGCGCGCGAGCAAGGGAGGGGGAGATCGATCGATCGAGAGTTCCGACATCGACCATGAAGGTGCAGTGCGACGTGTGCGCGGCCGACGCGGCCTCCGTCTTCTGCTGCGCCGACGAGGCCGCGCTCTGCGACGCCTGCGACCGCCGCGTGCACCGCGCCAACAAGCTCGCCGGCAAGCACCGCCGCTTCTCGCTGCTCAACCCGTCGCCGTCGTCCGCGTCGCCGTCGCAGATGCCGCCGCCTCTCTGCGACATCTGCCAG GAGAAGAGGGGCTTCTTGTTCTGCAAGGAGGACAGGGCGATCCTGTGCCGGGAGTGCGACGTGTCGGTGCACACGGCCAGCGAGCTCAGCATGCGCCACGCCCGCTTCCTGCTCACCGGCGTGCGGGTCTCCTCGGAGCCGGCCGCCTCCCCCGCGCCCCCGCCGTCGGAGGAGGAGAACACGAGCAGCCACTGCTGCAGCGGCGACGACGACGCGCACGGcgccagcagcggcagcagcatctCCGAGTACCTCACCAAGACGTTGCCCGGGTGGCACGTGGAGGACTTTCTGGTCGACGACGCCaccgcggcggccgccgccgccgcttccgccggCTTCTCTTCAGGCGGATCGTATCAG GGAGTAGCTCCCAATTTCGCGGTGCACGACGCTGGCTACCCGGCGGGGTGGATGAGGCAGGAGCATTGGGTGCCGCAGATGTACACGGAGCTGGCCGGCGGCAAGAGATCCCGGACTTCGGCTGCCAGTCCGCACTGGTGA